A genome region from Geodermatophilus bullaregiensis includes the following:
- a CDS encoding putative bifunctional diguanylate cyclase/phosphodiesterase: MRRWRGPLIVSVVYLGLWLGLDAIASVFQARQEVSLWYPPTGLSFALLLVFGLRYAPLLLLTDPLHGLVVSSPDVSWTSVWLSGVLSTAVYTAVAWLLLRRLRIDPRLPGQRDVAWFLGLAAVAGPLVVAVAQVLQYTVTGLLTWGEWFRGVLGFWSGRATGVGVLAPALLVASRRVPALWRDRPPLTGPPRPGPGYPRPSWPDRARPRWLGRLAGRVLDRRLEVAGQATLLLATVYLAYGEPSVGGLDLAYLVYVPLIWIAVRGGLPRVAAAVLVANAVAVALVGRDVVESPLRLQLGLVTLTLAGLTLGALVTGRQASIAAAEHAAVHDPLTGLANRVLLMDRVDAAAHRAERGPDARFAVLYCDLDGFKGVNDQLGHDAGDELLVAVARRLEKAVRPADLVGRLGGDEMAVLLDGVSGVEEAAGVAERLLAALAQPYAVDGREVVVTVSVGVAVADAEGLAGPRLREEQGAAGSDGSGHAEEVLRAADMALQRAKASGGHRYELFNEPLRQQTRDRLGLRAALRRAVGAGAVAVAYQPIVRVGDGRLETVEALARWHDDERGEVPAAEFIAAAEETGLIHELGVQVLEQACTQAARWRRVFGPAATPRVAVNVSTRQLLPADFAPRVLALLDRVGLPADALELEITESCALEPGARAALEQFTAAGVRLAVDDFGTGYSSFAALRERTPQAFKLDRSFVAQLPDDRPTDAIVSAVLALAQHLGATVTAEGVETQEQLQRLRELGCPQVQGFLLGGPATADRIERDWLSRPR; this comes from the coding sequence ATGCGCCGGTGGCGCGGTCCACTGATCGTCTCGGTGGTGTACCTGGGGCTCTGGCTCGGGCTGGACGCCATCGCCAGCGTCTTCCAGGCCCGGCAGGAGGTGTCGCTGTGGTACCCCCCGACGGGGCTGAGCTTCGCCCTGCTGCTGGTGTTCGGGCTGCGCTACGCCCCGCTCCTCCTGCTGACCGACCCCCTGCACGGGCTGGTGGTCAGCAGTCCGGACGTGAGCTGGACCAGCGTCTGGCTCAGCGGCGTGCTGAGCACCGCCGTCTACACGGCCGTGGCCTGGTTGCTGCTCCGGCGGCTGCGGATCGACCCGCGGCTGCCCGGCCAGCGCGACGTCGCCTGGTTCCTGGGGCTGGCCGCCGTCGCCGGGCCGCTCGTCGTCGCGGTCGCGCAGGTCCTGCAGTACACCGTCACGGGACTGCTGACCTGGGGCGAGTGGTTCCGGGGCGTCCTGGGCTTCTGGTCCGGCCGGGCGACCGGCGTCGGGGTGCTGGCGCCGGCACTGCTCGTCGCGAGCCGGCGGGTGCCCGCGCTGTGGCGCGACCGGCCGCCCCTCACCGGCCCGCCCCGGCCCGGACCGGGGTACCCGCGCCCGTCCTGGCCGGACCGTGCCCGGCCACGGTGGCTCGGCCGGCTCGCCGGGCGCGTGCTGGACCGGCGGCTGGAGGTCGCGGGGCAGGCCACCCTGCTGCTGGCGACCGTGTACCTCGCCTACGGCGAGCCCTCCGTCGGCGGGCTGGACCTCGCCTACCTGGTCTACGTGCCGCTCATCTGGATCGCCGTCCGCGGCGGACTGCCCCGGGTGGCCGCCGCCGTGCTCGTCGCCAACGCCGTCGCCGTGGCACTGGTCGGCCGGGACGTCGTGGAGAGCCCGCTGCGCCTGCAGCTGGGCCTGGTCACCCTCACCCTGGCCGGGCTGACCCTCGGCGCGCTGGTCACCGGCCGGCAGGCCAGCATCGCGGCCGCCGAGCACGCGGCGGTCCACGACCCCCTCACCGGGCTGGCCAACCGGGTGCTGCTCATGGACCGGGTCGACGCCGCCGCGCACCGCGCCGAGCGCGGCCCCGACGCCCGGTTCGCGGTCCTCTACTGCGACCTGGACGGCTTCAAGGGGGTCAACGACCAGCTCGGCCACGACGCCGGCGACGAGCTGCTCGTGGCGGTCGCGCGCCGGCTGGAGAAGGCGGTGCGGCCCGCCGACCTGGTCGGTCGCCTCGGCGGGGACGAGATGGCCGTCCTCCTCGACGGCGTCAGCGGCGTCGAGGAGGCGGCCGGGGTGGCCGAGCGGCTGCTCGCCGCGCTGGCCCAGCCGTACGCCGTCGACGGCCGGGAGGTCGTCGTGACCGTCAGTGTCGGGGTCGCGGTCGCCGACGCCGAGGGCCTGGCCGGACCGCGGCTCCGCGAGGAGCAGGGCGCAGCCGGGTCGGACGGGAGCGGCCACGCCGAGGAGGTGCTCCGCGCAGCCGACATGGCGCTGCAGCGGGCCAAGGCCAGCGGGGGGCACCGCTACGAGCTGTTCAACGAGCCGCTGCGCCAGCAGACCCGCGACCGGCTGGGGTTGCGCGCTGCCCTGCGCCGCGCGGTGGGCGCCGGCGCGGTGGCCGTCGCCTACCAGCCGATCGTGCGGGTGGGCGACGGCCGGCTCGAGACCGTCGAGGCGCTGGCCCGGTGGCACGACGACGAGCGCGGCGAGGTGCCGGCGGCGGAGTTCATCGCCGCGGCCGAGGAGACCGGGCTGATCCACGAGCTCGGCGTGCAGGTGCTCGAGCAGGCCTGCACCCAGGCCGCGCGGTGGCGGCGGGTCTTCGGCCCCGCCGCCACCCCGCGGGTGGCGGTCAACGTCTCCACCCGTCAGCTGCTGCCCGCCGACTTCGCCCCCCGCGTGCTGGCACTGCTCGACCGTGTCGGGCTGCCCGCCGACGCCCTCGAGCTGGAGATCACCGAGTCCTGCGCCCTGGAGCCGGGGGCACGCGCGGCCCTGGAGCAGTTCACCGCCGCCGGCGTCCGGCTGGCCGTGGACGACTTCGGCACCGGCTACTCCAGCTTCGCGGCGCTGCGCGAGCGGACGCCGCAGGCGTTCAAGCTCGACCGCTCCTTCGTCGCGCAGCTGCCCGACGACCGCCCGACCGACGCGATCGTCTCCGCCGTGCTCGCGCTCGCCCAGCACCTCGGCGCCACCGTCACCGCCGAGGGCGTCGAGACGCAGGAGCAGCTGCAGCGCCTCCGGGAGCTCGGCTGCCCGCAGGTCCAGGGCTTTCTCCTCGGCGGCCCGGCGACCGCCGACCGGATCGAGCGGGACTGGCTCAGCCGCCCGCGGTGA